The proteins below are encoded in one region of Segatella copri:
- a CDS encoding glycoside hydrolase family 2 TIM barrel-domain containing protein: MKQRLFVTLSLAGLAMATFGATKPKTAIKSLNKTTIQQPTYTEWHDLQVNAINRFPLHTNFFTYPADDWVSEKDGKIVSKDILHMNKTESKYFLSLDGTWKFNWVANADQRPTDFYKEDLDDSKWKTMNLPGIWEMNGFGDPEYVNVGFGWRGHFDQQPPAVPTKDNHVGSYRRIIDIPANWDGKQVVAHFGSVTSNIYLYVNGKFAGYAEDSKVAAEFDITPYLKKGKNLIAFQTFRWCDGSWDEDQDFWRLSGVARESYLFARDAQLHLEDIRVTPDLVNNYKDGVLNISTKVKGNGKLNFILFDKEGKQVATATGLAKNGTANITMNVENPHKWNAETPYLYTLQVSLSSALKNGNMKSASMTPVKVGFRKVEIKNKQFLVNGQPVLIKGANRHEIDPDGGYVLSMERMIQDIKIMKRLNINAVRTCHYPDDPRWYELCDEYGIYVVAEANQESHGFQYGDDAAAKKPMFAKQIMERNQHNVSMYFNHPSVVTWSMGNETVMGDNFLQAYKWIKSQDQSRPVQYEQAHRGEGTDIFCPMYYPVSACEKYAKDPNSPMPLIQCEYNHTMGNSGGNLKDYWALIRKYPILQGGFDWDFVDQGLHRKVLKPMTIKNPEKMSNEELRKIEYCYGGDYNNYDPSDNNFNCNGIIGPDRQLNPHAYEVAYQYQNIWAKMVNAEKGEVSVYNENFFRNLSNYALAWSLIEDGVETQNGTIADIDVAAQQTKNFTIPYDLSKVTGKEVFLNIDFRLKKAEPLMEAGQIVAYAQLAVKEKKCCGHCAENMAKAQDGKKVKAKLIDKKGEQDITVTTPDLTVKVNRTTGLISEYTYRGKSLLGEGGTLKPNFWRAPTDNDFGAGLQKKFQVWKNPVMNLKGVAVEKDKKANTISICATYEMPEVKGELEIEYLIMPNTGAMKVSQEFDASDDAKVSDLFRFGMLMQLPYDMDKSQYYGRGPIENYSDREDCMRIGIYSDDADNQYFPYIRPQESGTKGDMRWWNQTDASGFGFKVKSCKPFYASAIHFDTEELDDGDDKDQRHSFNLKKSRFTNLFLDAEHSGVAGENSWGAWPLEKYRLHYGDKNFTFVLIPLDK, translated from the coding sequence ATGAAACAGAGACTGTTCGTAACATTGAGTTTGGCAGGATTAGCAATGGCAACCTTTGGTGCAACCAAACCGAAGACTGCCATTAAGTCGTTGAATAAGACGACCATCCAACAGCCAACTTACACAGAATGGCACGACCTTCAGGTGAATGCCATCAATCGTTTTCCGTTGCACACCAATTTCTTCACCTATCCGGCAGATGACTGGGTTTCTGAGAAAGACGGTAAGATCGTGAGCAAGGATATCCTGCACATGAACAAGACGGAGAGCAAGTATTTCCTTTCGCTCGACGGAACCTGGAAGTTCAACTGGGTGGCTAATGCCGACCAGCGTCCTACCGACTTCTACAAGGAAGATCTTGATGATTCCAAATGGAAGACCATGAATCTGCCAGGTATCTGGGAGATGAACGGATTCGGTGATCCGGAATATGTGAACGTAGGCTTCGGCTGGCGTGGACATTTTGACCAGCAGCCACCAGCAGTTCCTACCAAGGACAACCATGTAGGTTCTTACCGCCGTATCATCGACATCCCTGCCAACTGGGATGGCAAGCAGGTTGTCGCTCATTTCGGTAGCGTTACTTCCAACATCTATCTCTATGTAAACGGTAAGTTTGCCGGTTATGCAGAGGATAGCAAGGTAGCTGCCGAGTTTGACATCACTCCTTATCTGAAGAAGGGCAAGAATCTGATTGCCTTCCAGACCTTCCGCTGGTGCGATGGCTCCTGGGATGAGGATCAGGACTTCTGGCGCTTGAGTGGTGTGGCTCGTGAAAGCTATCTCTTTGCCCGCGATGCCCAGTTGCATTTGGAGGATATCCGTGTTACTCCTGACCTTGTAAACAACTACAAGGATGGTGTGCTCAACATCTCTACCAAGGTAAAGGGTAATGGCAAGCTGAACTTCATCCTCTTCGACAAAGAAGGCAAGCAGGTGGCTACAGCTACAGGATTGGCAAAGAATGGAACAGCCAACATTACGATGAACGTAGAGAATCCACACAAGTGGAATGCAGAGACACCTTATTTATATACCCTTCAGGTTTCCCTCTCAAGTGCGCTGAAGAATGGCAACATGAAATCAGCAAGCATGACTCCTGTCAAGGTAGGTTTCCGCAAGGTGGAAATCAAGAACAAGCAGTTCCTTGTCAACGGTCAGCCTGTGCTCATCAAGGGTGCCAACCGTCATGAGATTGACCCTGATGGAGGTTATGTATTGAGCATGGAGCGCATGATTCAGGATATCAAGATTATGAAGCGCCTGAATATCAACGCTGTCCGTACTTGCCACTATCCTGATGATCCACGCTGGTACGAGCTCTGCGATGAGTATGGTATCTATGTGGTAGCTGAGGCTAACCAGGAAAGTCACGGTTTCCAGTATGGCGATGATGCAGCTGCCAAGAAACCGATGTTTGCCAAGCAGATTATGGAGCGCAACCAGCACAATGTTTCCATGTACTTCAATCATCCTAGTGTCGTAACCTGGAGTATGGGTAATGAGACTGTGATGGGCGATAACTTCCTGCAGGCTTACAAGTGGATTAAGAGTCAGGACCAGAGCCGTCCGGTTCAGTATGAGCAGGCTCACAGAGGCGAGGGTACCGATATCTTCTGCCCTATGTACTATCCTGTAAGTGCTTGTGAAAAGTATGCTAAGGACCCTAACAGTCCGATGCCGCTCATCCAGTGCGAGTACAACCATACCATGGGTAACTCAGGCGGTAACCTGAAGGATTACTGGGCTCTGATTCGCAAGTATCCTATCCTCCAGGGTGGTTTCGACTGGGATTTCGTTGACCAGGGCTTGCACCGCAAGGTATTGAAGCCGATGACCATCAAGAATCCTGAGAAGATGAGCAATGAAGAGCTCCGCAAAATAGAATATTGCTACGGTGGCGATTATAACAATTACGACCCTAGCGACAACAACTTCAACTGCAATGGTATCATCGGTCCTGACCGTCAGCTCAATCCTCATGCCTACGAGGTAGCCTACCAGTATCAGAACATCTGGGCTAAGATGGTGAATGCAGAGAAGGGTGAAGTAAGTGTATACAATGAGAACTTCTTCCGCAATTTGAGCAACTATGCCTTGGCATGGAGCCTCATTGAGGATGGCGTGGAGACTCAGAACGGTACTATTGCTGATATCGATGTAGCTGCCCAGCAGACCAAGAACTTCACCATCCCTTATGACCTTTCTAAGGTAACGGGCAAGGAGGTGTTCCTCAACATCGATTTCCGTCTGAAGAAGGCTGAACCTCTGATGGAGGCTGGTCAGATTGTGGCTTATGCCCAGCTGGCGGTGAAGGAGAAGAAGTGCTGCGGTCATTGTGCAGAAAACATGGCTAAGGCTCAGGATGGCAAGAAGGTGAAGGCTAAGCTCATCGACAAGAAGGGCGAGCAGGATATCACCGTTACTACTCCTGATCTGACCGTGAAGGTGAACCGTACCACCGGTCTCATCTCTGAATATACCTATCGTGGCAAGTCGCTCCTCGGCGAGGGCGGTACCCTGAAGCCAAACTTCTGGCGTGCTCCTACCGATAATGATTTCGGTGCCGGCCTGCAGAAGAAGTTCCAGGTTTGGAAGAACCCTGTCATGAACCTGAAGGGTGTAGCTGTTGAAAAGGATAAGAAGGCAAACACCATCAGCATCTGTGCAACCTATGAGATGCCAGAGGTGAAGGGCGAGCTGGAAATAGAATATCTCATCATGCCTAACACCGGTGCGATGAAGGTAAGCCAGGAGTTTGATGCTTCTGATGATGCCAAGGTCAGCGATCTGTTCCGTTTCGGTATGCTGATGCAGTTGCCATACGATATGGACAAGAGCCAGTATTACGGCCGTGGTCCTATCGAGAACTATTCTGACCGTGAGGACTGCATGCGCATCGGAATCTACAGCGATGATGCCGACAACCAGTACTTCCCATACATCCGTCCACAGGAGAGTGGAACCAAGGGGGATATGCGCTGGTGGAACCAGACCGATGCTTCCGGCTTCGGATTCAAGGTGAAGAGCTGCAAGCCGTTCTATGCTTCCGCCATCCACTTCGATACAGAAGAACTGGATGATGGTGATGACAAGGATCAGCGCCACAGTTTCAACCTGAAGAAGTCAAGATTCACCAATCTCTTCCTCGATGCAGAGCATTCTGGTGTGGCTGGTGAGAACTCTTGGGGTGCATGGCCTTTGGAGAAGTATCGCCTCCATTATGGCGATAAGAACTTCACTTTCGTGCTCATTCCATTAGATAAATAG
- the tsf gene encoding translation elongation factor Ts, with product MAVSIEDIKKLRAMTGAGLADVKKALTEAEGDFDKAKELLRERGLAIAAKRSDRETSNGCVLVKKVNDFAAIIALKCETDFVANGADFIKLTSDILDAAIAAKAHTLDEVKTLKVGDADAQAAVTQRSGITGEKMELDGYCVLEGDNIEVYDHMNKHTLCTMVQLNENNEEAGHKVAMQVAAMRPVALDESSVSEETKKTELEVAVAKTKEELVEKAVNAALKKAGINPAHVDSEEHIESNTKKGWLTPEQAEEARNIKKTVGEEKAATLNPTMIQNIANGRLAKFFKENCLVDQEFQFGDGDKQTVAQYLASQSKDLKIVAYQRFTLAAE from the coding sequence ATGGCTGTTTCAATTGAAGATATCAAGAAACTTCGCGCTATGACTGGTGCTGGTCTTGCTGATGTTAAGAAGGCACTCACAGAGGCTGAAGGTGATTTCGATAAGGCAAAGGAGTTGCTCCGTGAGCGTGGTCTCGCTATCGCTGCTAAGCGTTCTGACCGTGAGACTTCTAACGGTTGCGTTCTCGTTAAGAAGGTTAACGATTTCGCTGCTATCATCGCTCTCAAGTGCGAGACTGACTTCGTAGCTAACGGTGCTGACTTCATCAAGTTGACATCTGACATCCTCGACGCTGCTATCGCTGCCAAGGCTCACACTCTCGACGAGGTGAAGACTTTGAAGGTTGGCGATGCTGATGCTCAGGCTGCTGTTACACAGCGCTCTGGTATCACTGGCGAGAAGATGGAGCTCGACGGCTACTGCGTTCTCGAGGGTGACAACATCGAGGTTTACGACCACATGAACAAGCACACTTTGTGTACTATGGTTCAGCTCAACGAGAACAACGAGGAGGCTGGTCACAAGGTAGCTATGCAGGTTGCTGCTATGCGCCCTGTAGCTCTCGACGAGTCTTCTGTTTCTGAGGAGACTAAGAAGACTGAGCTCGAGGTTGCTGTTGCCAAGACTAAGGAAGAACTCGTAGAGAAGGCTGTTAACGCTGCTTTGAAGAAGGCTGGCATCAACCCAGCTCACGTTGACTCTGAGGAGCACATCGAGAGCAACACCAAGAAGGGTTGGTTGACACCTGAGCAGGCTGAAGAGGCTCGCAACATCAAGAAGACTGTTGGTGAGGAGAAGGCTGCTACTTTGAACCCTACTATGATCCAGAACATTGCTAATGGTCGTCTGGCTAAGTTCTTCAAGGAGAACTGCCTCGTTGACCAGGAGTTCCAGTTCGGTGACGGTGACAAGCAGACTGTTGCTCAGTACCTCGCTTCTCAGAGCAAGGATCTCAAGATCGTTGCTTACCAGCGCTTTACTCTTGCTGCTGAGTAA
- a CDS encoding fumarylacetoacetate hydrolase family protein, translating to MKIFAIGMNYTEHNKSLHGTLSKPERPVIFTKADSALLNNGKPFFIPDHLGRIEYETEVVVRISKLGKTIPQRFAHRYYDAVTVGIDFTAREMQKKLREAGQPWELAKGFDGSAVIGEWVDIQKFRDIQTLHFRLDLNDKTVQEGCTSDMLYKVDEIISYISQYFTLKTGDLLYTGCPTGCGPVNIDDHLVGYLEDRKVLDFHCK from the coding sequence ATGAAGATATTTGCCATCGGTATGAACTATACCGAACACAATAAATCGCTGCATGGTACGTTATCTAAACCAGAGCGTCCTGTCATCTTTACCAAGGCTGATTCTGCTTTGCTCAATAACGGCAAGCCTTTCTTCATTCCTGATCATCTGGGAAGAATAGAGTATGAAACCGAAGTAGTGGTCAGAATATCCAAGTTGGGAAAGACCATTCCGCAGCGTTTCGCCCACCGTTATTACGATGCAGTAACCGTAGGTATCGACTTTACGGCACGCGAGATGCAGAAGAAGCTGCGCGAGGCGGGCCAGCCTTGGGAACTCGCCAAGGGATTCGACGGTTCTGCGGTTATCGGCGAATGGGTCGACATCCAGAAGTTCCGTGATATCCAGACACTGCACTTCCGCCTCGACCTCAATGACAAGACCGTACAGGAAGGCTGCACGAGCGATATGCTCTACAAGGTAGATGAAATCATCTCCTATATCAGCCAGTACTTCACGCTCAAGACGGGCGACCTGCTCTATACCGGATGTCCTACAGGCTGCGGTCCTGTCAACATCGACGACCATCTCGTAGGCTATCTCGAAGACAGGAAGGTGCTCGATTTTCACTGTAAGTAA
- the rpsI gene encoding 30S ribosomal protein S9 produces MEVINAIGRRKSAVARVYLTEGTGKITINKKDIETYFPSAILRYVVKQPLQLLEAEGKYDIKANLDGGGFTGQSQALRLAIARALVKIDANDKKALKDAGFMTRDSRAVERKKPGQPKARRRFQFSKR; encoded by the coding sequence ATGGAAGTAATTAATGCAATTGGTCGCCGTAAGAGCGCTGTAGCTCGTGTATACCTCACAGAGGGTACCGGTAAGATCACAATCAACAAGAAAGATATTGAGACATATTTCCCATCAGCAATCCTTCGCTATGTAGTAAAGCAGCCATTGCAGTTGCTCGAAGCTGAGGGTAAGTATGATATTAAGGCAAACCTCGACGGTGGTGGTTTCACCGGTCAGAGCCAGGCTCTCCGCCTCGCTATCGCTCGCGCACTCGTTAAGATCGACGCTAACGATAAGAAGGCTTTGAAGGATGCAGGCTTCATGACACGTGACTCACGTGCTGTAGAGCGTAAGAAGCCAGGTCAGCCAAAGGCTCGTCGTCGCTTCCAGTTCAGCAAGCGTTAA
- the rplM gene encoding 50S ribosomal protein L13, with the protein MDTLSYKTISVNKETAKKEWVVIDATDQVVGRLCSKVAKLLRGKYKPTFTPHVDCGDNVIIINAAKVVFTGKKETDKVYTRYTGYPGGQRFNTPAELRKRPDGMDKILRHAIKGMLPKGPLGRSLMDNLFIYDGTEHKHEAQQPKAIDINQYK; encoded by the coding sequence ATGGACACATTAAGTTACAAGACTATTTCCGTAAACAAGGAAACAGCTAAGAAAGAGTGGGTCGTAATCGACGCTACCGACCAGGTTGTAGGTCGCCTCTGCTCTAAGGTTGCTAAATTGCTCCGCGGAAAGTACAAGCCAACTTTCACTCCACACGTAGATTGTGGTGACAACGTAATCATTATCAATGCCGCTAAGGTAGTTTTCACAGGTAAGAAGGAAACAGATAAGGTTTACACTCGTTACACTGGTTATCCAGGTGGTCAGCGCTTCAACACTCCAGCAGAGTTGCGCAAGCGTCCTGATGGAATGGACAAGATCCTCCGTCACGCTATCAAGGGTATGTTGCCAAAGGGCCCTCTCGGTCGTTCTTTGATGGACAACCTCTTCATTTACGATGGCACAGAGCACAAGCACGAGGCACAGCAGCCAAAGGCTATTGATATTAACCAGTATAAATAA
- a CDS encoding glutamine synthetase III, translating into MANLRFEVVAEAFKKRPVEVEAPKVRPSEYFAKYVFNRQKMYKYLPSDVYEKLIDVIDNGTRLDRSIADAVAAGMKLWAEENGVTHYTHWFQPLTEGTAEKHDAFVEHDGKGGMIEEFSGKLLVQQEPDASSFPNGGIRNTFEARGYSAWDPTSPVFIIDDTLCIPTIFISYTGEALDYKAPLLRSLHTLSEAATEVCHYFYPQVKKVQTNLGWEQEYFLVDESLYSARPDLMLTGRTLMGHDSAKNQQMDDHYFGTIPERVQAFMKDLEIQALELGIPCKTRHNEVAPNQFELAPIYEECNLAVDHNMLLMSLMKRVAHKHGFRVLLHEKPFAGVNGSGKHNNWSLCTDTGVLLHAAGKTPEDNLRFVVFIVETLMGVYKHNGLLKASIMSATNAHRLGANEAPPAIISSFLGKQLTDLLDHIEKADKEELFALAGKKGMELDIPEIPELMIDNTDRNRTSPFAFTGNRFEFRAVGSEANCASSLIVLNAAVAEALEDFKTRVDALIAKGEDQTSAIIDVVREDIKTCKPIRFDGNGYSDEWKEEAQKRGLDCEASCPVVFDRYLDKESIEMFAKTNVMSESELKARNEVKWETYTKKIQIEARVMGDLSMNHIIPVATHYQSRLAKNVEGMIHIFGGEEGKKLTARNVKIIREIAERTEAIERGVEALVDARKVANKIESEREKAVAYHDTVAPKMEEIRYQIDKLELLVADELWTLPKYRELLFIR; encoded by the coding sequence ATGGCTAATTTGAGATTTGAGGTTGTAGCCGAGGCCTTTAAGAAAAGACCTGTAGAGGTAGAGGCTCCCAAGGTGCGCCCTTCGGAGTACTTCGCCAAGTATGTATTCAACCGCCAGAAGATGTACAAGTATCTGCCATCTGATGTGTATGAGAAACTCATCGATGTGATAGATAACGGTACTCGTCTGGACCGTTCCATCGCTGATGCCGTGGCTGCCGGCATGAAGCTCTGGGCTGAGGAAAACGGGGTAACACATTATACTCACTGGTTCCAGCCATTGACAGAAGGTACTGCCGAGAAGCATGATGCCTTCGTGGAGCATGACGGAAAGGGTGGTATGATTGAGGAATTCTCTGGCAAATTGCTTGTCCAGCAGGAACCTGATGCCAGCTCATTCCCTAACGGCGGTATCCGCAACACCTTCGAGGCTCGTGGCTATTCTGCATGGGATCCTACATCGCCTGTGTTCATCATCGACGATACCCTCTGTATCCCTACCATCTTTATATCTTATACCGGTGAGGCTTTGGACTACAAGGCTCCATTGCTCCGCTCGCTCCATACTCTGAGTGAGGCGGCTACCGAGGTGTGCCACTATTTTTACCCTCAGGTGAAGAAGGTGCAGACCAATCTCGGATGGGAGCAGGAGTACTTCCTGGTTGATGAGAGTCTCTATTCGGCTCGCCCTGACCTGATGCTTACGGGCCGTACCCTGATGGGACACGACTCTGCGAAGAACCAGCAGATGGACGACCACTATTTCGGAACAATCCCTGAGCGTGTGCAGGCTTTCATGAAGGATCTGGAAATTCAGGCGCTCGAACTCGGCATCCCTTGCAAGACCCGTCATAACGAGGTGGCACCAAACCAGTTTGAGCTGGCACCTATCTATGAGGAGTGCAATCTTGCCGTAGACCATAATATGCTCCTGATGAGTCTGATGAAGCGTGTGGCTCACAAGCACGGTTTCCGTGTACTCCTTCACGAGAAGCCATTCGCCGGCGTCAATGGTTCGGGCAAGCACAACAACTGGAGTCTCTGCACCGATACCGGCGTACTGCTCCATGCAGCAGGCAAGACACCGGAGGACAACCTCCGCTTCGTAGTCTTCATCGTAGAGACCCTGATGGGCGTTTACAAGCACAATGGACTGCTGAAGGCTTCTATCATGAGCGCTACCAATGCCCATCGTCTGGGAGCCAACGAGGCACCACCAGCCATCATCTCTTCATTCCTCGGAAAGCAGCTCACCGACCTGCTCGACCATATCGAGAAGGCAGACAAGGAAGAACTCTTCGCTCTGGCTGGCAAGAAGGGTATGGAGCTGGATATCCCTGAGATTCCGGAGCTGATGATCGATAACACCGACCGCAACCGTACCTCTCCATTCGCCTTCACCGGAAACCGTTTTGAGTTCCGTGCCGTAGGTTCAGAGGCCAACTGTGCGTCATCTCTCATCGTACTGAATGCTGCCGTAGCTGAGGCTCTCGAAGACTTCAAGACTCGTGTAGATGCCTTGATAGCAAAGGGTGAGGACCAGACATCGGCTATCATCGATGTGGTACGCGAGGATATCAAGACCTGCAAGCCTATCCGCTTCGATGGCAACGGCTATTCAGATGAGTGGAAGGAAGAGGCCCAGAAGCGTGGTTTGGACTGCGAGGCATCCTGCCCGGTAGTCTTCGACCGTTATCTGGACAAGGAAAGCATCGAGATGTTTGCCAAGACCAACGTGATGAGCGAGAGCGAGTTGAAGGCGCGCAACGAGGTGAAGTGGGAGACCTATACCAAGAAGATTCAGATTGAGGCTCGTGTGATGGGCGACCTGAGCATGAACCACATCATCCCTGTGGCTACCCACTATCAGAGCCGTCTGGCAAAGAACGTAGAGGGCATGATTCACATCTTCGGTGGCGAGGAAGGCAAGAAGCTGACTGCCCGCAACGTGAAGATTATCCGTGAGATAGCCGAGCGCACCGAGGCAATAGAGCGTGGTGTAGAGGCATTGGTAGATGCCCGCAAGGTAGCCAACAAGATAGAGAGCGAGCGCGAGAAGGCAGTAGCTTATCATGACACGGTAGCTCCAAAGATGGAGGAAATCCGTTATCAGATAGACAAGCTCGAACTTCTCGTAGCCGATGAGCTTTGGACTTTGCCAAAGTATCGTGAGCTGCTGTTCATCAGATAA
- a CDS encoding alpha-L-arabinofuranosidase C-terminal domain-containing protein: MRKAKFFAAALLAMSSLGAFAQHQFTVQANKPGAEIQPTMYGIFFEDINFGADGGLYAEMVENRSFEFPQRLMGWNTFGNVTLSDVKPAFDRNPHYVTLESAGAREKQTGLENRGFFGMGLKKDMKYDFTVYGRLHLIDGKQGKIRVELVNSKNDVIAKQVINITNNKWQKLTATLTSPQTDAKGLMRVYLEKGSESVDLDHISLFPEDNWNGLRADLVQDLADLKPGIFRFPGGCIVEGTDLDTRYEWKNSVGAPENRPLNENRWRDTFPHRLFPNYYQSLGLGFYEYFLLSEKIGAEPLPILSVGLACQYQNDDKDPNAHVAVKDLQSYIDDALDLIEFANGPVTSKWGKLRADMGHPAPFNLKQIGIGNEQWGPMYPERLQKFMEQIHAKYPKIKICGSSGPSADGKDFDYGWEQMRKLGVDMVDEHYYKSPEWFRSNASRYDKYDRKGPKVFAGEYAAHAENDPNSWEAALSEAAFMTGLERNADVVYQATYAPLFAHVEGWQWRPDLIWFDNLSSVRSANYYVQQLYGENKGTNVLKLTENGKAVAGENGLYATACFDKATKSYIVKIANTSNEAKEINVTFNGIKKLSPGKVTVLHADDIQAENKIDNKNVVVPVVSDAQVQGNVLNVKMKPNSFVVYRF; this comes from the coding sequence ATGAGAAAAGCAAAATTTTTCGCAGCAGCATTGCTGGCGATGTCTTCACTCGGAGCTTTCGCACAGCATCAGTTTACTGTTCAGGCTAACAAGCCTGGAGCAGAAATCCAGCCTACCATGTATGGTATCTTCTTCGAGGATATCAACTTCGGTGCCGATGGTGGACTCTATGCAGAGATGGTAGAGAACCGTTCCTTCGAATTCCCACAGCGCCTGATGGGATGGAATACATTCGGAAATGTAACCCTCAGCGACGTAAAACCTGCCTTCGACCGCAATCCTCATTATGTAACACTTGAGAGCGCAGGCGCACGTGAGAAGCAGACTGGTCTTGAGAACCGTGGCTTCTTCGGCATGGGCTTGAAGAAGGATATGAAGTACGATTTCACCGTATATGGCCGTCTTCATCTCATAGATGGCAAGCAGGGCAAGATTCGCGTAGAACTCGTCAATTCAAAGAATGATGTGATTGCCAAGCAGGTCATCAACATCACCAATAATAAATGGCAGAAGCTTACTGCTACCCTTACTTCTCCTCAGACCGATGCCAAGGGGTTGATGCGTGTTTATCTGGAGAAGGGTTCTGAAAGCGTAGACCTCGACCATATCTCTCTCTTTCCTGAGGACAACTGGAATGGTCTCCGTGCCGACCTCGTACAGGATTTGGCTGACTTGAAGCCAGGCATCTTCCGTTTCCCTGGCGGATGTATCGTAGAGGGAACCGACCTCGATACCCGTTATGAGTGGAAGAACTCTGTGGGTGCTCCTGAGAACCGTCCTCTGAACGAGAACCGCTGGAGAGATACCTTCCCTCATCGCCTTTTCCCTAACTACTATCAGTCATTGGGCTTGGGCTTCTATGAGTATTTCCTCCTTTCAGAGAAGATTGGTGCTGAGCCATTGCCTATTCTCTCTGTAGGTCTGGCTTGCCAGTATCAGAACGATGATAAGGATCCTAATGCACATGTAGCAGTCAAGGATCTCCAGAGCTATATCGACGATGCACTCGACCTCATCGAGTTTGCCAATGGTCCTGTTACCTCTAAGTGGGGTAAGCTCCGTGCCGATATGGGTCATCCAGCACCATTCAATCTGAAGCAGATTGGTATCGGTAACGAGCAGTGGGGTCCTATGTATCCTGAGCGTCTGCAGAAGTTCATGGAGCAGATTCATGCCAAGTATCCAAAGATAAAAATCTGCGGTTCATCTGGTCCATCTGCTGATGGAAAGGATTTCGACTACGGTTGGGAGCAGATGCGCAAGTTGGGCGTAGACATGGTGGATGAGCACTACTACAAGAGTCCGGAATGGTTCCGCAGCAATGCCAGCCGTTACGACAAGTACGACCGCAAGGGTCCTAAGGTCTTTGCCGGCGAGTATGCTGCTCATGCCGAGAATGATCCAAACTCTTGGGAGGCAGCCCTTTCTGAGGCTGCTTTCATGACCGGTTTGGAGCGCAATGCTGATGTGGTTTATCAGGCTACCTATGCACCTCTCTTCGCTCATGTAGAGGGATGGCAGTGGCGTCCGGACCTCATCTGGTTCGATAACCTCAGCTCTGTCCGTTCTGCCAACTACTATGTTCAGCAGCTCTACGGCGAGAACAAGGGTACCAATGTGTTGAAACTTACCGAGAACGGCAAGGCTGTAGCAGGTGAGAACGGTCTCTATGCCACCGCTTGCTTCGACAAGGCTACCAAGAGCTACATCGTAAAGATTGCCAACACCTCTAACGAGGCAAAGGAAATCAACGTCACCTTTAATGGTATCAAGAAGTTGAGCCCAGGTAAGGTAACCGTTCTCCATGCCGACGATATTCAGGCAGAAAACAAGATAGACAATAAAAATGTGGTTGTTCCTGTAGTATCAGATGCACAGGTTCAGGGCAATGTATTGAACGTGAAGATGAAGCCAAACAGCTTTGTTGTATACCGTTTCTAA
- the rpsB gene encoding 30S ribosomal protein S2 — translation MSRTNFDQLLQAGCHFGHLRRKWNPAMAPYIFMERNGIHIIDLNKTVAKIDEAAEALKTIAKTGRKILFVATKKQAKDVVAEKAASINMPYVNERWAGGMLTNFPTIRKAVKKMTNIDRLLNDGTFSNLSKRELLQVSRQRAKLEKNLGSIADMARLPVALFVVDVMKEHIAVKEANRLGIPVFGIVDTNSDPKNVDYVIPANDDAKDSVDAILTAVCGAIAEALEERKAEKADDKAAAEQKDQPKKKAARKDEAE, via the coding sequence ATGTCAAGAACAAATTTTGACCAGTTACTTCAGGCAGGTTGCCACTTCGGACACCTCCGTCGCAAGTGGAATCCAGCAATGGCTCCTTACATCTTCATGGAGCGTAACGGTATTCATATTATCGACCTCAACAAGACTGTCGCTAAGATCGACGAGGCTGCTGAGGCTCTCAAGACAATTGCCAAGACAGGTAGAAAGATCCTGTTTGTCGCTACTAAAAAACAAGCTAAGGACGTAGTTGCTGAGAAGGCAGCTTCTATCAATATGCCATACGTAAACGAGCGTTGGGCTGGTGGTATGCTCACCAACTTCCCTACAATCCGTAAGGCAGTTAAGAAAATGACAAACATCGATCGTCTGTTGAACGATGGTACATTCTCTAACCTCTCTAAGCGCGAGTTGCTTCAGGTAAGCCGCCAGCGTGCTAAGTTGGAGAAGAACCTCGGTTCTATCGCAGATATGGCCCGTCTCCCAGTAGCCCTCTTCGTTGTTGACGTAATGAAGGAGCACATCGCTGTTAAGGAGGCTAACCGTCTTGGTATTCCAGTGTTCGGTATCGTAGATACCAACTCTGATCCTAAGAATGTTGATTACGTTATCCCAGCTAACGACGATGCTAAGGATTCTGTAGATGCTATCCTTACTGCAGTTTGCGGTGCTATCGCTGAGGCTCTCGAGGAGCGCAAGGCTGAGAAGGCTGACGACAAGGCTGCTGCTGAGCAGAAGGACCAGCCTAAGAAGAAGGCTGCCCGCAAGGACGAGGCTGAGTAA